One Nostoc sp. UHCC 0302 DNA window includes the following coding sequences:
- a CDS encoding right-handed parallel beta-helix repeat-containing protein, with the protein MTIRTVTTTADTGTGSLRAAIFASINGDLIVFAPALAGQTLTVGSTLIIAKNITVDASAARMFTISGNNAFRCMALGQGTTITIKGLTFINGYMTGSFTAGGLTTSSYCNTTVLNCTFRGNKGDTSGAIHAGFQSKLVVRNNLFENNDGTQANNGFAAGGIATRNRGSLEVYNCDFFNNKGVVGGAIYRSLGGLIVEDSEFGGNTSKQGGGAIYTDGFGQDSETVANRVGGLGRLSRCYFHNNIALAGNGGAVNFFDYYPDTSVVEDCIITDNECRGTYYGGGIRLAGTTQLLRTTIASNISARDAGGLWLDGYINGSTATVTLSQVTFSANSAVRNGGAISINGSAKISATFDNITAKDNLAAGSGFMWNPVGSYVVSDSVFDRNSGTNGQQIAYTLTEGGGNYSYPAVSGIGKKITPSITQVDPLLDVLTTTGRPKHPKLVNSPIGTSGDL; encoded by the coding sequence ATGACTATTAGAACGGTTACTACAACTGCTGATACTGGCACAGGCTCTTTACGTGCGGCTATTTTTGCAAGTATAAATGGAGACTTAATAGTGTTTGCTCCTGCATTAGCTGGTCAGACATTGACCGTAGGTAGCACACTGATCATCGCCAAGAATATTACAGTAGATGCCAGTGCTGCACGTATGTTTACTATTAGTGGTAACAATGCTTTCCGGTGTATGGCACTGGGTCAGGGTACAACCATCACCATTAAAGGTCTGACCTTTATTAATGGCTACATGACTGGTAGTTTTACGGCTGGAGGCTTAACAACCTCTAGTTACTGCAATACCACAGTGTTAAACTGTACCTTTAGAGGTAACAAAGGTGACACAAGTGGGGCTATACACGCAGGTTTTCAAAGTAAGTTAGTTGTACGTAATAACCTATTTGAGAATAATGATGGTACTCAAGCAAATAATGGCTTCGCGGCTGGTGGTATCGCCACTAGAAACCGAGGCTCTTTAGAGGTATATAACTGCGACTTTTTCAACAACAAGGGCGTTGTGGGCGGTGCTATTTACCGATCTCTTGGTGGTCTTATAGTTGAAGACTCAGAGTTTGGAGGCAACACATCTAAACAGGGTGGCGGTGCTATTTATACAGACGGTTTTGGTCAAGACTCAGAGACCGTAGCTAACCGAGTAGGTGGCTTAGGTCGTCTAAGCCGTTGCTACTTCCATAACAATATTGCGTTGGCTGGCAACGGTGGAGCGGTTAACTTCTTTGACTATTACCCTGATACTTCAGTAGTTGAAGACTGTATTATCACTGACAATGAGTGCCGTGGTACTTATTACGGTGGAGGCATCCGACTAGCAGGTACAACTCAGCTATTAAGAACCACTATCGCCAGTAACATATCTGCTAGAGATGCAGGTGGCTTATGGCTAGATGGTTATATCAATGGATCTACTGCCACTGTAACCCTGAGTCAAGTTACGTTTTCTGCTAACTCAGCAGTACGCAACGGTGGGGCTATTTCCATTAATGGTAGTGCCAAGATATCAGCCACCTTTGACAACATAACCGCTAAGGATAACCTAGCGGCTGGTAGTGGTTTCATGTGGAACCCTGTAGGCTCTTATGTAGTCTCTGACTCCGTTTTTGACCGTAACTCAGGCACTAATGGGCAACAGATCGCCTATACCCTTACTGAGGGTGGCGGTAACTATAGTTACCCGGCTGTATCGGGTATAGGTAAGAAAATAACCCCTAGTATCACTCAGGTAGATCCATTGCTAGATGTGCTTACTACCACAGGTAGACCTAAGCATCCTAAGCTAGTAAATAGTCCTATTGGAACATCAGGTGACTTATAA
- a CDS encoding ISAs1 family transposase, which translates to MKLKPKITIADHFLGIEDPRIERTKRHKLIDILTIAICAVICGAEGWIEIEMYGCAKHGWLKTFLELPNGIPSPDGDATRTHDTFARVFARIKPEQFQQCFVNWMKSIQKIIEKDIVAIDGKTLRGSYDKGSDKAAIHMVNAWAVHNRLVLGQVKTNAKSNEITAIPELLKVLEISGCIVTIDAIGCQKEIVKEIVRQDADYVITLKENQGHLHSYVESLFKIGIQTGFQGLDEGRYTTEEKGHGRKEIRHYVMISSEKAQLNFNTDWVKLNSVGMVEHIRQEKGETTVEIRYFISSLPNNIEKFAKAVRGHWGVENSLHWVLDVALKEDECRIRKDNAPENFAVLRQIAVNLLGKEKRMKVGIKNKGFLAAMDNEYLVRVLAQL; encoded by the coding sequence ATGAAACTGAAGCCCAAAATTACAATAGCTGACCACTTTTTGGGAATAGAAGATCCAAGAATAGAGCGGACAAAAAGACACAAATTAATTGATATTCTGACGATAGCGATTTGTGCAGTGATATGCGGAGCAGAGGGTTGGATAGAAATAGAAATGTATGGATGTGCAAAACATGGTTGGCTAAAAACTTTTTTAGAATTGCCAAATGGGATTCCGTCTCCTGACGGAGACGCTACGCGAACACATGATACCTTTGCGAGAGTATTTGCCAGAATAAAACCAGAACAATTTCAACAGTGTTTTGTGAATTGGATGAAATCAATACAAAAGATAATAGAGAAAGATATAGTAGCAATAGATGGAAAAACATTGCGTGGTTCTTATGATAAGGGCAGTGATAAAGCAGCAATACATATGGTAAATGCTTGGGCTGTACATAATAGATTAGTACTAGGACAAGTCAAAACAAATGCCAAATCAAATGAGATTACAGCTATACCAGAATTACTGAAAGTTTTAGAAATATCTGGATGTATAGTCACAATAGATGCAATAGGTTGTCAAAAAGAAATAGTGAAAGAAATAGTTAGGCAAGATGCAGATTATGTAATTACATTAAAAGAAAACCAAGGTCATCTACATTCATATGTAGAAAGCTTATTCAAAATCGGTATACAGACAGGGTTTCAGGGATTAGATGAGGGAAGATACACAACAGAAGAGAAAGGGCATGGACGAAAAGAAATTCGTCATTATGTAATGATATCATCAGAAAAAGCACAGTTAAATTTTAATACAGACTGGGTAAAATTAAATAGTGTTGGTATGGTGGAGCATATTCGTCAGGAAAAAGGGGAAACAACAGTAGAAATTCGTTATTTTATCAGTAGTCTTCCGAATAATATTGAAAAGTTTGCTAAGGCAGTTCGTGGTCATTGGGGAGTAGAGAATTCTTTGCATTGGGTATTAGATGTAGCATTAAAAGAAGATGAATGCCGCATCAGAAAAGATAATGCGCCAGAAAATTTTGCAGTATTACGTCAAATAGCAGTAAATCTTTTAGGTAAAGAAAAACGGATGAAAGTTGGGATAAAGAACAAAGGATTTTTAGCAGCAATGGATAACGAATATTTAGTCAGAGTATTAGCGCAACTTTAA